A single window of Oreochromis aureus strain Israel breed Guangdong linkage group 7, ZZ_aureus, whole genome shotgun sequence DNA harbors:
- the LOC120441296 gene encoding kielin/chordin-like protein, with product MYFLKSCLKEQCKEDTCDKDNRECPSRPCPPQLCPTQDCAENALGCPTHTCDTGKGECPPQDCKEENLPGNCNEQTRSCTQSGVSYNHGDSWRSVESPCDICHCLDGYVRCEREQCYTPCRNPAAPPPNTCCPVCEGCDVNGHEVPNGAVIPVGDPCQECRCKNGNMVCSYVRCPAPSCHNPVHHAGECCPRCEQCEYESKVYGNGERFTSKRDPCLQCYCSAGEVFCINMSGSCPTSHCTHSARHRGECCATCNDCEYEQRVYANGEMFRIPESGPCLHCRCKGGNITCHEKKCPPVHCSNPINHPHLCCPSC from the exons ATGTACTTCCTAAAATCATGTTTGAAGGAGCAATGCAAAGAAG ATACATGTGAT AAGGACAATAGAGAGTGCCCTTCCCGGCCGTGCCCTCCCCAGCTGTGTCCTACTCAGGACTGTGCAGAGAATGCGCTTGGCTGTCCCACACATACATGTGAT ACGGGCAAGGGGGAGTGCCCTCCTCAAGACTGCAAAGAGGAGAATTTACCTGGAAACTGCAATGAGCAAACTAGAA GTTGCACCCAATCTGGTGTAAGTTATAACCATGGAGACTCTTGGAGGTCGGTGGAGAGTCCTTGTGATATCTGCCACTGTTTG GACGGTTATGTTCGCTGTGAGAGGGAGCAGTGTTATACTCCCTGTAGAAAccctgctgctcctcctccaAATACCTGCTGTCCAGTCTGTGAAG GCTGTGATGTGAATGGACATGAAGTCCCTAATGGAGCTGTGATCCCTGTTGGAGACCCTTGTCAAGAGTGTAGATGCAAG AATGGAAATATGGTGTGTTCATACGTTCGCTGCCCTGCTCCGTCTTGTCACAATCCAGTGCATCATGCTGGGGAGTGTTGTCCACG ATGCGAGCAGTGTGAATATGAGTCCAAAGTGTATGGAAATGGAGAAAGGTTCACCTCAAAGAGAGACCCCTGCCTCCAATGCTACTGCTCT GCAGGTGAAGTGTTCTGTATAAACATGTCTGGATCATGTCCTACATCACACTGTACTCATTCAGCTAGGCACAGAGGAGAGTGTTGTGCCACATGCAATG ACTGTGAGTATGAACAGAGGGTGTATGCTAATGGGGAAATGTTCAGGATTCCTGAGAGTGGACCCTGCCTGCACTGCAGGTGTAAG GGTGGGAATATAACTTGCCATGAGAAGAAGTGCCCTCCTGTCCACTGCTCCAACCCGATTAATCATCCACATCTTTGTTGTCCAAGCTGCTAA